TGCAGATCTCGTGCTCCACGGATTCGATGAATTCACCGCAAAGGAGTACAGAAACCTGCACCGGGAGGGTAATGCGCTCACTGCTGAGGTATTCATACCCACGTTCGGCCCAGAGGGTTCGCATCTCTGGCTCAAGGCTGCGCCAGTGTACGATGCAGATGGCAATGTCGAGGGCGCTATAGAGATTATACGGGACATCACAGAGTGGAGGCGGACCGAGGAGGAGCTGCGGAGGTTCAAGGACTCGCTGGAGCAGATGGTGAGGGAGAGGACGGCGGAGCTGGAGAAGAGAAACATGGAGATGGAGCGGTTTGTGTACACGGTATCACATGACCTCAGGAGACCGCTGATCACAATAAGCGGACTTGCGGGCCTTGCGGAGCTCGATCTCGAGAAAGGGGATGTTGAGAAAGCAAGGGAAAGCCTGAGGACCATCATCCGATCTGTTGAGAATATGGATGCGCTCCTGAGCGATATACTAGAGCTCTCCAGGATAGGCCGTGTCATCAACCCGCCTGAGGATGTGCCTTTTGAGATACTGGTTAAAGATGCGATCGATCAGCTCGCTGAGGTGATCAAAAAGAGGTATGCTGAGATAAAAGTGGCAGAGGGGATGCCCACGGTCCGCGTCGATCGCGAGAGGCTCATCGAGGCGCTGGTCAATCTGATCGACAACAGCATAAAGTACACGACGAAGGATAAGAGGCCTGTGATCGAGATATTCTGCAAAGATGGAGTCTTCTGTATCAGAGACAACGGCATCGGGATTCCTGAGAACCAGCGTGAGAAGGTTTTCGAACTCTTCTACAAGGTCGATCCGAAGAGCGATGGAACCGGTGTCGGGCTGACCATAGTCAAGAGGATCATCGAGGTTCATGGCGGAAGGATATGGGTGGAATCAGATGGATGCAGCTGGACCGCGTTCTGCTTCACGCTGCCGGTGGTATTGATATAGAGTAGCAGGGAGGAAATTCCGGTCTTCAAGGCCGGAGTTAAGCCGTATCACCCTCGGAGTGATTGCGTATAGCATGTGGAGATACTGGATAGGCAGATCGAAGAAGCAGGAAGCCCTTCTCATTCAGGAGAAGAGGGGAAGTCACTGCAAAAGCACATATTAGGATCGATGGACATACAGAAATATCTTCTGAATAAATAAATGATTTTGATAGATTACACCGAAATATTCATATATAAATTAATAAAATACTTACTTAGTATGAAAAGATTTAAGAGGTGTAAAATTTGTTTATCAGATTGATGCAAGTAATCTCTTTATTTTTGACTGCATCGATTTTAATGGCACTGGGAATAGGAGCATATGCATCGAGCTCTGACGAGGTCATAACTATAGTAGATTCCGCTGGAAGGGAGGTAATAGTCCCGTATCCTGTGAAGTCTGTGGTGGTTCTTTGGAGCAACCCAGCTAAAGAGATGCGAGCTCTGGGGGCGGTGGACAGAATTGTGGGCATGGATCAGTCAACCAAAGACGAGGTGGATAAGGGAACACTTCCAGAGCTGGCAAACGTACCCGTGGTGGGAACTCAAGAGGAGCCGAACTATGAGAAGATCGCCGAGCTGAAACCCGATGTTGTTATATGCCTGTCAGCCGGGTATCCACCAGAGCCCGATGAGGTGCAAAAGAAGCTGGAACCGTTTGGGATAAAGGTTGTGGGGCTGGATTTCTACAGGACTGAAGTCTGGTTCGATGAGATAAGAACGCTTGGCAGGATGCTTGGAAAGGAAGCCGAAGCCGAGGAATACATGTCATTCTTCAGGAGCTATTATGACCTGATCAACCGGACACTTGCCACGATACCGGACACAGATCGCAAGACCGTTTATTTCGAGGGCGCCAAGAAATATCTCACATATGGTGGTGCAGGCTACGGCAGCGGAATACCTAATATGATCCGCGCTGCAGGCGGCAAGGATCTGTACCCTGAAAGATCGGAGCTGGCCTTTGAGGTTGATCCTGAGGACGTTGCCAGAAGGAATCCTGACGTGATATTCAAGGGTACCACCTTAGGGTGGAACGCAGATAGTGAGGAGCAGTTCAAGGCCATTCGAGATGAGATCATGAGCCGGCCTGAGCTTGCGAACACAAAGGCGGTTAAGAACGGCGATGTCTATGTCATAAGCTTCGACGTAACCGGCGGGGCCGGTAAGAAGTTTGGACCTGTCTTCCTAGCCAAGGTGCTATATCCGGATAGGTTCAAGGATCTGGATCCAATAGAGTTCTACAGAGAGTATCTGAATAGGTTTCAGGGGTTGGAGTACAGAGGCATATACCTCTATCCCAATCCCTGATTTTTAGCGATAATCATACAGCTGTTCACGCACCCGTTAATGTGCTCATTGGTACGATCAGCTGCGACTCTATGAACCATCTTGGGAGCTGAGGGACCTTATGCATCGTCCAGATAGAATTACGAGTACGTCTTTAAAGATAACAGGGAAGGCTGACAGTAGGGGTGCCAGGCAAGCCTATTCGGAGTTTGTTGCAAGGAAGATTCTGTTTCTGATTGTGAGCCTTGCCATTATGCTGTTTCTGGCTGTTTTATCGGCTTCCCTGGGAGGTACCACAGAAAGCTGGAGCGAGGTTTTTCGTGCGATACTATCGAGGTATTTCTCATCCATAGAAAGCGATCCCTTCGTGGAATCGATAATCTGGCATCTCAGGCTTCCCCGTATCTTTATGGGTATAGTGGCAGGGGCGGGGCTGGGGGTAGCAGGGGCGGTAATGCAGGGTGTAACAAGAAATCCTCTTGTCAGTCCGTTCACCGTGGGGATATCATCTGCCGCAGCCTTCGGTGCCTCTATGGCAATAATGTTCGGGGTAGGTTATGCGGGTATCGGAACTTATATTATAATCCTGAGCGCCTTCATATCCGCTCTCGGCTGTGGTTTCTTGGTATTTTTTATAAGCCGCTTGAAGAGATCGTCCCCCGAGACTATGGTTCTTGCGGGTATAGCGCTGACTTACTTCTTCGGATCGTTGACGGCGATACTCCAGTTCTTTGCGAATGAGCAGCAGCTCAATGCCATGGTCAACTGGACCTTTGGAACTCTCTCTGGGGCCGACTGGCACAAACTGACAGTGGTCACTGTAGCGTTTCTCCTGTCGATGCCAGTTTTTATCCGTCTCTCATGGGACCTGAACATAATGTTCTCTGGAGGCGATGAGGCTGCTAAAAGCCTCGGGATAAATGTGGCCCGGGTGAGAAATGTGTCGCTTCTGCTATCTTCCTTCATCACGGCTGCGATAGTCTGCTTCACAGGGATAATCGGTTTTGTGGGATTGGTTGCACCACACGTTGCCAGGATGGTGCTGGGAAGCGACCACAGGTTTCTCCTTCCCGCCTCATGCGTTGTTGGCTCTATCCTCGTGATCGGGGCTGACATCGTTGGAAGAGCAATCCTGGCGCCAATAATCATACCTATAGGGATCGTTATCTCGTTCATAGGAGTCCCAATGTTCCTTTACCTGGTGATGACCAGAGATACAGGATGGGATTAGTCGTGTCCGGAGAAAATGTGATGGGTGAAAAACCGGTTATATTTTACAGCAGCTCCTTACGGCTTGCTGGAGTCCTCAGGTATCCGGTTGGGATTAAAGATCCTTTACCTGCAGTCCTTCTGATTCATGGATCCCTCGAGCAGGACAGGGACGGAAATCTCTTAAGCAGGCCTGCCGGAAGGCCATCACCCAAAAAGAATTTCTTTCTAGAAATTTCAAAAAGGTTGGTCTCTGAAGGATTTGCAACCTTCTCATGGGACAGAAGAGGTATTGGAGATAGCGAAGCTCCTCTATATGATGGAGGGTACCTTCAGGATGCCGAGGATGCAATTGCTGCCTATCGGGCGCTATCTTCTCTCGATCTTGTAGATCCCGAAAGAATCGCCGTTCTAGGTCAGAGCGCTGGAGTCTACACAGCATGTCTCCTGGCTAAAAGGGAGAGGAGGGTGAGAGCTTACATTCTCCAGGGAGGTCTTTACAGAGACTATGCAGAGATGATGATTTTCAATTACCGAAGAGTGGCAGAATATGCCGCACAGAGCCCGGAAAACCTCCAATGGGTGGAGGATAACGACCCAGTGGGCCTGGTTATAGGACTGAACCTCCAGTCACTTATGGAAAGAGCGAGAATGGGTGAGACCGAACACTGCTTCAGCTACAAGGGAAAAACATGGAGGATCCGGCACGACCCGATCTGCTATTTACCCGAATACTCACCAAAAAACCAGTTCAAGTACATACAAAAGCCGGTGCTTGTAATTCACGGTGCGTGCGATCTAAACGTTCCGGTTGAGGATGCATTAATGATCGAGCGGGATTTGAAAGAGCATGGTAATGATAACGTGGAGCTGGTCATAATACAAAATGCAGATCACAGCTTCCAGCAGATCGCAGAGTCATATGATCAGAGGCTCAGAGAGAGAATGTCTCTTGAAAGCTTTCGGCGACCCTATCGAGAGGATTACTTTATGGCAGTTGCATCGTTTCTCAAAAGGTGGCTTTGAGGCAGCCTAATTGTATTTTCAAACCTGTAAAGCAAAAAGCCCCGGGGATTAAGTCATCTATATATGGCACAGCTAGCAATCATAGCAGAAATATCTTAATCATAGTCGTAAAGTCTTGAATATGACCATCCTGGAAGATGCTCTGGCCGGCAGGGAGACAGATGTTATAAGTAGAGCGGCGCGGGTCGAGAGGATGAAACCCAGCATTATGGAGAAGCTGGTAGCCTCGGGAAGAGTCGTTATAATGCAACGCGAGGGCAAACCACCTGTTGGAATAGGGCAGGGTATCAGAACCAAGATCAACGCCAATATAGGCACATCCACAGAGAAGATCGATGCAGCTGTCGAGATCGAGAAGGCAAGAGTAGCAGAGAGGTACGGCGCTGATACCATTACCGACCTTTCCATGGGTGGGCCTATTGACGCCATCCGGGAAAGCATATTTCGAGAGACCAGTCTACCAATTACAACCGTACCCATCTATCAGGCGGTTGCGGATGCGGGATCCTTCAGGGCGGTGAGCGAGAGCGAGTTGTTGGCGCTTATTGAAAAGCATGTGCTGGAGGGGATCTCCTCTATCGTCATTCATGCTGGCTTTGACCGGGATCAGCTGGAGCAGCTGAGAGAATCCAGGAGGATTATGGGCATGGTCTCCAAAGGTGGCTCGTTTACAGCGGCATGGATGCTGGAGAAGGACAGAGAGAACCCTTTTCGTTCCCACTTCGATGAGATCTGCAGTATACTCGCTGAGAAGGACGTAGTCCTCTCGCTAGGAAACGCCATGAGAAGCGGGTGCATCCACGACCCGATGGACGAACCGCAGAATAAGGAGATCGAGAATAACGCCGAACTTGCCCGGAGAGCCAACGAACTCGGTGTGCAGGTTATTATTGAGGGTATGGGCGGGCATGTCAGTGCTGATCGTATACCACAGTACGTGGCCCGCTATAAGAGAATGACTGGTCACAGACCGCTTTTCGTGGCCGGCCCACTTCCAACTGACATTGGAGTTGGACACGATCACATAGCGGGAGCTGTAGGTGGTGCATTAGCTGCCGGAGCTGGAGCAGATTATCTATGCTACATCACTCCCTCGGAGCACCTGGCGCTACCAACTGTCGATCAGGTCAAAGAGGGAGTTATCGCCTTCAAGATAGCAGCACATATTGGGGATTCTATAAAGTACGGTCTCAGCTCCAGGGACAGAAAGCTCGCTAAGTGCAGGAGAAAGAGAGATTGGGAAGACCAGTTCAAGTACGCTCTTGATGGTGATACTGCCCGGCGGATTCATCTTCAGGGCCAGACCGAAAGCTGTTCGATGTGTGGGAAATACTGTGCCATTGCTATCATGGAAGAATACCTGAAGAGGAGTTAGTGCCTAAGCTAAAGTGATGATGGAGGCAGTTTACCTTCCAGTAAACCATGTGACTTTCTTCCCCTGAAATATGGAAGAGCTTCCTGCTTCATAGATCTAGTTAGCTGGTATTTCCACAAGCTCGCGAGAGGGTATCCAGCCTTATGGAGCGGCTGAAGAAAAAGGGCGGAGGATCGGGTATCGTGCAGGGGCCGGATGAGTAAGACTAAGATCCTCTCGTCACATACGATCTGCGAAAAACTTAATCTCCATGGAGATCAATATATGCATACAAGGGCGGAACGTATTATGCTGATAATATAACCGTACCTCCTTGCTAGTTCCGCCCCCGCTCTTTCACAAGCTTTGAGAGCTCCCTTCGGCAATCGGTGTGAGACCTACTGAGTGGCTACAGCAGCCTGTTGCATGAAATCGTAAGCGATAAAGTATAATGATATCAAATTTTTGTTAGTTCTCTGCGACCACAGAGATGCAGTCATCGCCCACTGACCACTCAACCCCCTCATAGAGATCCGCGAGAGGCCTCCAGAACTCAGCCGGCTCAAACTCCATCCTGTATTTATGCCTGTCTGTGAAGCTCAGGTGTATCCTCTTATCACTCATGCCTTGCCCTTCCGCTCAACGATCTCAGCAAAAGCAAGCGTCCCGCTTATCTTCTTCACCTTGGCCTTGACGATCTCGCCCTTCGATGTGTTCGGCACAAAGATCAGGTACTTGTCCACCTTGGCTATGCCGTCACCCTTGCTCCCCACAGACTCTATTCTGAGTTCGTAGGTCTCGCCCTCCTCTATGACATCCCTGGCCACGACCGCCTTGGCCTTCCGCTTCCTGACCGGCCTGTGTGCCCCACACGCGTCGCACTTCAGCATCAGAACCCGATCGCTCTTTATGAGGTGCGTATCAGGGAGCTTGCACTCTGTGCATATCACATACTCATCCACGTAGGCCTCGATCTGGTTCTGGATCGCCTGCTCTGTGAACTTACCCTGAAAGATACCACGATGCCCCTCTATCTTTCCCGCGGTGCCCAGCTCCTGAAGAAGGAACTTCATCAGGTGGTCGGGATCCCTGTTTAGAGCATCCGCTATGGATGCGAAGTTGTCAAGCACTGTCGTCTTGCCCTCGTAGAATATCCTGGGCACAGGGATCTGGAACC
The nucleotide sequence above comes from Methanothrix sp.. Encoded proteins:
- a CDS encoding alpha/beta fold hydrolase; amino-acid sequence: MGEKPVIFYSSSLRLAGVLRYPVGIKDPLPAVLLIHGSLEQDRDGNLLSRPAGRPSPKKNFFLEISKRLVSEGFATFSWDRRGIGDSEAPLYDGGYLQDAEDAIAAYRALSSLDLVDPERIAVLGQSAGVYTACLLAKRERRVRAYILQGGLYRDYAEMMIFNYRRVAEYAAQSPENLQWVEDNDPVGLVIGLNLQSLMERARMGETEHCFSYKGKTWRIRHDPICYLPEYSPKNQFKYIQKPVLVIHGACDLNVPVEDALMIERDLKEHGNDNVELVIIQNADHSFQQIAESYDQRLRERMSLESFRRPYREDYFMAVASFLKRWL
- the thiC gene encoding phosphomethylpyrimidine synthase ThiC — translated: MTILEDALAGRETDVISRAARVERMKPSIMEKLVASGRVVIMQREGKPPVGIGQGIRTKINANIGTSTEKIDAAVEIEKARVAERYGADTITDLSMGGPIDAIRESIFRETSLPITTVPIYQAVADAGSFRAVSESELLALIEKHVLEGISSIVIHAGFDRDQLEQLRESRRIMGMVSKGGSFTAAWMLEKDRENPFRSHFDEICSILAEKDVVLSLGNAMRSGCIHDPMDEPQNKEIENNAELARRANELGVQVIIEGMGGHVSADRIPQYVARYKRMTGHRPLFVAGPLPTDIGVGHDHIAGAVGGALAAGAGADYLCYITPSEHLALPTVDQVKEGVIAFKIAAHIGDSIKYGLSSRDRKLAKCRRKRDWEDQFKYALDGDTARRIHLQGQTESCSMCGKYCAIAIMEEYLKRS
- a CDS encoding iron ABC transporter permease, yielding MHRPDRITSTSLKITGKADSRGARQAYSEFVARKILFLIVSLAIMLFLAVLSASLGGTTESWSEVFRAILSRYFSSIESDPFVESIIWHLRLPRIFMGIVAGAGLGVAGAVMQGVTRNPLVSPFTVGISSAAAFGASMAIMFGVGYAGIGTYIIILSAFISALGCGFLVFFISRLKRSSPETMVLAGIALTYFFGSLTAILQFFANEQQLNAMVNWTFGTLSGADWHKLTVVTVAFLLSMPVFIRLSWDLNIMFSGGDEAAKSLGINVARVRNVSLLLSSFITAAIVCFTGIIGFVGLVAPHVARMVLGSDHRFLLPASCVVGSILVIGADIVGRAILAPIIIPIGIVISFIGVPMFLYLVMTRDTGWD
- a CDS encoding translation initiation factor IF-2 subunit beta, with the translated sequence MEDYLAGLERAMRSMPATKGTKERFQIPVPRIFYEGKTTVLDNFASIADALNRDPDHLMKFLLQELGTAGKIEGHRGIFQGKFTEQAIQNQIEAYVDEYVICTECKLPDTHLIKSDRVLMLKCDACGAHRPVRKRKAKAVVARDVIEEGETYELRIESVGSKGDGIAKVDKYLIFVPNTSKGEIVKAKVKKISGTLAFAEIVERKGKA
- a CDS encoding PAS domain-containing sensor histidine kinase, which encodes MLDASIDPALACQIVSSLGQPVAASRIVDGKWIIEYANHAFARLLGVSVSEVMGKSFEEFMHPADIPRVQEGRAKRLRGITDSYEVRLRRKDGSTLPVLITAAPRFDGEKIVGSIYVLTDLTSHYSILRQLESSERRLRDILEFMPDPVAGIDREGRVIIWNRALENLTGVKKDQMLGKGDYECAIPFYGYRRPVLADLVLHGFDEFTAKEYRNLHREGNALTAEVFIPTFGPEGSHLWLKAAPVYDADGNVEGAIEIIRDITEWRRTEEELRRFKDSLEQMVRERTAELEKRNMEMERFVYTVSHDLRRPLITISGLAGLAELDLEKGDVEKARESLRTIIRSVENMDALLSDILELSRIGRVINPPEDVPFEILVKDAIDQLAEVIKKRYAEIKVAEGMPTVRVDRERLIEALVNLIDNSIKYTTKDKRPVIEIFCKDGVFCIRDNGIGIPENQREKVFELFYKVDPKSDGTGVGLTIVKRIIEVHGGRIWVESDGCSWTAFCFTLPVVLI
- a CDS encoding ABC transporter substrate-binding protein, which gives rise to MALGIGAYASSSDEVITIVDSAGREVIVPYPVKSVVVLWSNPAKEMRALGAVDRIVGMDQSTKDEVDKGTLPELANVPVVGTQEEPNYEKIAELKPDVVICLSAGYPPEPDEVQKKLEPFGIKVVGLDFYRTEVWFDEIRTLGRMLGKEAEAEEYMSFFRSYYDLINRTLATIPDTDRKTVYFEGAKKYLTYGGAGYGSGIPNMIRAAGGKDLYPERSELAFEVDPEDVARRNPDVIFKGTTLGWNADSEEQFKAIRDEIMSRPELANTKAVKNGDVYVISFDVTGGAGKKFGPVFLAKVLYPDRFKDLDPIEFYREYLNRFQGLEYRGIYLYPNP